The following proteins come from a genomic window of Sardina pilchardus chromosome 1, fSarPil1.1, whole genome shotgun sequence:
- the LOC134079337 gene encoding G2/M phase-specific E3 ubiquitin-protein ligase-like has product MPCGNKLVPPSLQHGTELSGFMVHRVCRSKTIYIRPSRSLQVDIDSDGSSTEHSNRCERTRRTRARVADGNATTEEEPLSESDSVVVLNDDTTTLLRSDPVLPRPDPVLPRPDPVLPRPDPPNHAPHDDSYGAYLAILPSSATTPSDDEDLQQGILASLESQKLLEQKNTKSAQEVLLDLQSQIDTTKSCRFNLNRSCVLDGALRGFKRLSYSPQYQMTIKFSDDMGVNEEAVDLGGPRREFLRLLMEALANSSMFEGRNGKLNLALDSLALREDHNFIAGRAIAVSLVHGGPPPGFISGTLYSLLVEPGEVSPVLEDITDSDLHEKLKKVSRCASLTDLLTAIEPMQDYLANAGCLRQLKSIEERDVFLEDILMFQVVHRVNRAFERFKEGMKTLGVLDALRMHPDNFRHLMCFEPAILSAELLENLFEVRKSGEGTNDC; this is encoded by the exons ATGCCGTGTGGAAACAAGCTTGTGCCTCCATCACTCCAACATGGTACGGAGCTGAGTGGATTTATGGTCCACAGAGTTTGTCGCTCAAAGACCATATATATAAGGCCATCAAGATCCCTTCAG gTCGACATAGATTCAGATGGCAGTTCTACAGAACACAGTAACAGGTGTGAAAGGACCAGGAGAACCCGAGCCAGAGTTGCTGATGGGAATGCTACGACTGAAGAGGAACCTCTCAGCGAAAGTGACAGTGTTGTGGTGTTAAATGATGACACCACAACACTTCTCAGATCTGATCCAGTACTTCCCAGACCTGATCCAGTACTTCCCAGACCTGATCCAGTACTTCCAAGACCTGATCCACCGAATCACGCACCACATGATGACAGTTATGGGGCATACTTAGCCATCTTACCTTCAAGTGCTACGACCCCTTCTGATGATGAAGACTTGCAGCAGGGAATTCTTGCAAGTCTTGAAAGTCAAAA ACTATTGgaacaaaagaacacaaaatCTGCACAGGAAGTGCTCCTCGATCTTCAATCTCAAATTGACACCACCAAAAgttgcaggttcaatttaaacAGGTCCTGTGTGCTCGATGGTGCACTTAGGGGATTCAAGAGACTTTCATATAGCCCTCAGTATCAGATGACCATCAAATTTTCTGACGACATGGGAGTAAATGAGGAAGCAGTGGATTTAGGTGGTCCCAGAAGAGAGTTCCTTAGGCTGTTGATGGAAGCTCTGGCAAACTCGAGCATGTTTGAAGGGAGAAATGGAAAACTCAACCTTGCCTTGGACAGTTTGG CGTTACGCGAGGACCACAACTTCATTGCTGGCCGGGCTATTGCCGTTAGTCTAGTTCATGGCGGGCCTCCACCAGGATTCATTTCAGGCACATTATACTCCCTTCTGGTGGAGCCTGGTGAAGTCAGTCCTGTTTTAGAGGATATCACGGATTCAGACCTCCATGAAAAACTTAAGAAG gtgtccaGATGTGCCTCTTTAACTGATCTGTTAACCGCCATTGAACCAATGCAAGATTATCTTGCAAATGCTGGGTGTCTCAGGCAGCTCAAATCCATTGAAGAACGTGATGTGTTTCTGGAAGACATACTAATGTTCCAGGTGGTCCATAGGGTCAACAGAGCCTTTGAAAG ATTCAAGGAGGGAATGAAAACCCTTGGCGTGCTTGATGCCTTGAGAATGCACCCAGACAATTTTAGGCACTTAATGTGCTTTGAGCCAGCCATTTTATCAGCCGAGTTATTAGAAAATCTTTTTGAAGTCCGGAAGTCTGGAGAGGGAACCAACGACTGCTAG